The Methanoculleus marisnigri JR1 genome window below encodes:
- a CDS encoding DUF3800 domain-containing protein: MKHQYFYRIRIFGSPRPFSEVIIIPEIMPSPRGVNIYIDESGDLGFTGELSPYFIIAAIIAQGPEQVQKCRTCMKRTMRKLPKKYKNIAELKYHNTDDTYRRRILEDFSKTEIEIAYVVLRKEQVYDNLRNNRQILYNYLTGSLVANIISKYGFSHEINVIIDKSLDGVSREEFDKYLIYRSLDRDNSYHTGNYQLEVTHVDSKQNLCVQAVDFIAGAIHRHYRGHAPMADHYHIIEGNITVVLDYFKGRQK; encoded by the coding sequence TTGAAACACCAGTATTTTTACAGAATTCGTATCTTCGGCAGCCCACGGCCGTTTTCTGAGGTGATAATTATACCAGAGATCATGCCCTCCCCCAGGGGAGTTAATATCTACATCGACGAATCCGGGGATCTTGGATTTACTGGAGAGCTCTCTCCCTACTTTATCATCGCAGCAATAATCGCACAGGGCCCGGAACAGGTTCAAAAATGTAGGACCTGTATGAAACGAACCATGAGAAAACTCCCAAAGAAGTACAAAAATATTGCAGAACTCAAATATCACAATACAGATGATACGTACAGGAGGCGTATTTTAGAGGATTTTTCAAAAACAGAGATTGAAATTGCATATGTGGTTCTCAGGAAAGAACAGGTTTACGATAATCTAAGGAATAACCGTCAGATATTGTATAATTATCTCACAGGCTCGCTTGTTGCAAATATAATCTCGAAATACGGATTTTCCCATGAAATTAATGTGATCATAGATAAGTCTCTTGATGGAGTGAGCCGGGAAGAGTTCGACAAATACCTTATATATCGCTCTCTGGATCGAGACAATTCGTATCACACGGGAAACTATCAATTAGAAGTAACCCATGTTGATTCGAAACAGAACCTCTGCGTACAGGCAGTTGATTTCATAGCAGGAGCGATCCATAGACATTATAGAGGACATGCGCCCATGGCAGATCACTATCACATCATCGAAGGAAATATAACGGTTGTCCTTGATTATTTCAAAGGCCGTCAAAAGTAG
- a CDS encoding nucleotidyltransferase family protein, whose protein sequence is MPVTQDLIREKRSRILAIARRHGARNLRVFGSVARDEAGPESDLDLLVELEQGRSLLDHIALIQDLEEALGCRVDVVTETALKERYKKRILKEAVPL, encoded by the coding sequence ATGCCCGTCACACAGGATCTGATCCGGGAGAAGCGGTCCAGGATTCTCGCAATAGCCAGGCGGCACGGTGCCAGGAATCTGCGGGTCTTCGGGTCGGTCGCCCGGGACGAGGCGGGCCCGGAGAGCGATCTCGACCTTCTGGTGGAGTTGGAGCAGGGCAGGAGCCTCCTCGACCATATCGCGCTCATCCAGGACCTGGAGGAGGCCCTTGGGTGCCGGGTGGACGTGGTGACGGAAACGGCGCTCAAGGAGCGGTACAAAAAGCGGATCCTCAAAGAGGCAGTACCGTTATGA
- a CDS encoding type IV pilin encodes MMNFKNEEAVSPVIGVILMVAITVILAAVIAAFVFGMAGNVGTTKNVAATATQQGSDKIVITYQGGADAPDVEWLGITAPNGTVFRTYDDGTGKLVIDDVDTTALTDEKAPAVGATMTLHYDDTDTEEWTGRDHVVVTAHFSDGADQVILDTYV; translated from the coding sequence ATGATGAATTTCAAGAATGAAGAAGCAGTGTCGCCGGTTATCGGCGTTATCCTGATGGTCGCCATCACGGTGATCCTCGCCGCGGTTATTGCGGCGTTCGTGTTCGGAATGGCAGGGAATGTCGGTACGACGAAGAACGTTGCGGCAACGGCAACCCAGCAGGGCAGCGACAAGATTGTCATCACCTACCAGGGCGGGGCAGACGCGCCGGACGTAGAGTGGTTAGGTATAACCGCACCAAACGGCACTGTATTCCGAACCTATGATGATGGCACCGGTAAGCTCGTAATCGATGACGTGGACACAACCGCCCTAACGGATGAGAAGGCCCCCGCTGTAGGTGCAACGATGACTCTGCACTATGACGACACTGATACTGAGGAATGGACGGGGAGAGACCACGTTGTTGTGACCGCCCACTTCAGCGACGGTGCGGACCAGGTCATTCTGGACACCTACGTCTAA
- a CDS encoding AIR synthase-related protein, translated as MDVEEISRRHLAAGAPDDEIVRLLARDILSIKHHRVTPAYAEAFARAVLTEAKNSTGLSGDLFTFESSGSTMGEFGVGSRGSGDFFAHRQLARIIGRTEAAVGVDEMDDAGAVRAGGDYIITTVDGMHSRLSDFPFLAGFHVTRATLRDVYVMGAKPVALLSDIHVADDGDVAKIFDYTAGVSAVGEAMDVPLVTGSTLRIGGDMVLGSRMTGCVGAVGVARHLTARKSISPGDVLLMTEGAGGGTIATAAIYSGFPDVVEETINLHFLKACEALLASDVLDGIHAMTDVTNGGLRGDAYEMAETANCRIVVVEDELRTLVQPNVLRMLDALEIDYLGVSLDALLVVAPPEAAPEIRRVVESAGVAMKEVGYVEEGKPESVLSVGGEIRDFTPRFRESAYTPVKKVVDEDKRDFEEMKAGVERAAEAALAKKLRILSRLRSS; from the coding sequence ATGGATGTAGAAGAGATCAGCCGCCGGCACCTCGCCGCCGGCGCCCCTGACGACGAGATCGTGCGCCTTCTCGCCCGGGATATCCTCTCGATCAAGCATCACCGCGTAACCCCCGCCTACGCCGAGGCATTCGCCCGGGCGGTCCTTACCGAAGCGAAGAACTCGACCGGGCTCTCCGGCGACCTCTTCACGTTCGAGTCCTCCGGCTCGACCATGGGCGAGTTCGGCGTCGGCTCGCGGGGGTCCGGCGACTTCTTCGCCCACCGGCAGCTCGCCCGGATCATCGGCCGGACAGAAGCCGCGGTCGGCGTCGACGAGATGGACGACGCCGGCGCCGTCCGTGCCGGCGGGGACTACATCATCACCACCGTCGACGGGATGCACTCCCGCCTCTCCGACTTCCCCTTCCTTGCCGGGTTCCACGTCACCCGGGCGACGCTCCGCGACGTCTACGTCATGGGGGCAAAACCCGTCGCGCTCCTCTCCGATATCCACGTCGCCGACGACGGCGACGTCGCGAAGATATTCGACTACACGGCGGGCGTCTCCGCCGTCGGCGAGGCGATGGACGTCCCGCTCGTCACCGGCTCCACCCTCCGCATCGGCGGGGATATGGTGCTCGGCTCCCGGATGACCGGGTGCGTCGGCGCCGTCGGCGTCGCCCGTCACCTCACCGCCAGGAAATCGATCAGCCCCGGCGACGTCCTCCTCATGACCGAGGGGGCAGGCGGCGGGACGATCGCCACCGCCGCGATCTACTCCGGGTTCCCGGATGTTGTCGAGGAGACGATCAACCTCCACTTCCTCAAAGCCTGCGAGGCGCTCCTTGCAAGCGACGTCCTCGACGGCATCCACGCCATGACCGACGTCACGAACGGCGGGCTCCGGGGCGACGCCTACGAGATGGCCGAGACCGCCAATTGTCGGATCGTCGTCGTCGAGGACGAACTCCGCACCCTCGTCCAGCCGAACGTGCTCAGGATGCTCGACGCGCTCGAGATCGACTACCTCGGCGTATCGCTCGACGCCCTCCTGGTCGTCGCACCGCCGGAGGCTGCGCCGGAGATCCGGCGGGTCGTCGAGTCCGCCGGCGTCGCGATGAAAGAGGTCGGCTACGTCGAGGAAGGAAAGCCCGAATCCGTCCTCTCGGTCGGCGGCGAGATTCGGGACTTTACCCCCCGGTTCCGGGAGTCGGCCTACACCCCGGTCAAGAAGGTCGTGGACGAAGACAAACGGGACTTCGAGGAGATGAAGGCCGGGGTCGAGCGGGCGGCGGAGGCGGCGCTTGCAAAGAAGCTCCGGATCCTCTCCCGGCTCCGGTCTTCGTGA
- a CDS encoding HepT-like ribonuclease domain-containing protein, which translates to MRDGIDRLLDILEAIEGIERYTVRGRDAFLQDELVQVWMVHHLQIIGEAASRLPSNLRNTSPGVPWKQVIGLRNILVHAYFRVDPEEVWAVVDHDIPALRAEVVALLSLLGGTGGAG; encoded by the coding sequence ATGAGGGACGGGATCGACCGGCTCCTCGACATCCTGGAAGCAATCGAGGGGATTGAGCGGTATACGGTCCGGGGCAGAGATGCTTTTTTGCAAGATGAACTGGTGCAGGTCTGGATGGTGCATCACCTCCAGATCATCGGGGAAGCAGCCTCACGTCTCCCCTCGAACCTGCGAAACACTTCTCCCGGGGTTCCCTGGAAACAGGTAATCGGTCTTCGAAATATCCTGGTTCACGCATACTTCCGCGTGGACCCTGAGGAGGTCTGGGCGGTCGTGGACCACGATATCCCCGCACTCAGGGCGGAAGTCGTGGCGCTCCTCTCTTTGCTCGGCGGCACAGGAGGCGCCGGGTAG
- a CDS encoding PDDEXK nuclease domain-containing protein encodes MSTEEPIFNFDGLVGSIHHFHDELVTQASRAVNNSLTLRNWLIGCYIEEYERSGIDRADYGDRLMDRLAEILTAQEISRCDRRELYRYRRFYLTYPQIVGALPPQLTQFLNASVRQRLFAGSGIDFQDSRSLIVESATPQSRIAGKILISRLSFTHLAELINLEDETRRAFYEVECIRGNWSVRELKRQINSLYYERSGLSTDKKKLSELAQQNAEQAKPNLAIRDPYIFEFLGLKPEEVMSESHLESQLLKRLEAFLLELGHGFCFEARQKRILIGGEHFFVDLVFYHRILKCHVLVEMKLDGFSHENIGQLNTYVSWYRENVMTEGDNPPVGILLCTHKNQALVEYALAGMDNNLFVSRYLLKLPGKDEMQVFIEEQIRSGL; translated from the coding sequence ATGAGTACGGAAGAGCCGATATTCAATTTTGATGGACTGGTAGGGTCTATCCATCACTTTCATGATGAACTGGTTACTCAGGCCAGTCGTGCGGTCAATAACAGCCTGACGCTCAGAAACTGGCTCATTGGTTGCTACATTGAGGAATACGAGCGTTCCGGCATTGATCGTGCGGATTATGGAGACAGGCTGATGGACAGGCTTGCAGAAATTCTGACGGCTCAGGAGATATCACGTTGCGACCGTCGGGAGTTGTACCGATATCGGCGGTTCTATCTCACCTATCCACAGATTGTGGGGGCACTGCCTCCACAATTGACGCAGTTCCTGAATGCATCGGTTCGGCAGAGACTTTTCGCTGGATCGGGGATTGACTTCCAGGATAGCAGATCTCTGATTGTGGAGTCAGCGACTCCACAATCCCGCATTGCAGGGAAGATATTGATCTCCAGACTCTCCTTTACCCATCTCGCGGAGCTCATCAATCTGGAGGACGAAACCAGGCGCGCTTTTTATGAAGTCGAGTGCATTCGCGGCAATTGGTCGGTGCGCGAGTTGAAACGTCAGATCAACAGTCTATATTATGAACGCTCCGGGCTCTCGACCGATAAAAAGAAACTTTCAGAGCTGGCACAGCAGAATGCAGAGCAGGCCAAGCCTAATCTGGCTATCCGTGACCCCTACATTTTCGAATTTCTGGGACTCAAGCCTGAAGAAGTAATGAGCGAATCACATCTGGAAAGTCAACTCCTCAAGAGGTTGGAAGCATTTCTTCTCGAGTTAGGCCACGGATTCTGTTTCGAAGCCCGGCAGAAACGCATACTCATTGGCGGCGAGCATTTTTTTGTGGACCTGGTTTTTTACCACCGTATTCTCAAATGCCATGTACTGGTGGAGATGAAACTGGATGGTTTCAGTCATGAAAACATTGGCCAACTTAACACCTACGTGAGCTGGTATAGAGAGAACGTGATGACTGAGGGAGATAACCCGCCGGTGGGCATCCTGCTCTGCACCCACAAAAATCAGGCGCTGGTGGAATACGCTCTGGCAGGCATGGACAACAATCTCTTCGTCTCCAGGTATCTGCTAAAATTGCCGGGAAAAGATGAAATGCAGGTTTTTATTGAAGAACAAATACGTTCCGGACTTTGA
- a CDS encoding HepT-like ribonuclease domain-containing protein — MHSSPIIAMRNILIHHYFGIDRDAVWNVVEDDLPALKRQLLSLTKE; from the coding sequence ATCCACTCATCTCCTATCATCGCGATGAGGAACATCCTTATCCACCACTATTTTGGAATCGACCGGGACGCGGTCTGGAACGTGGTCGAAGATGACCTGCCGGCGCTGAAAAGACAACTCCTGTCCTTGACTAAGGAGTAG
- the thiD gene encoding bifunctional hydroxymethylpyrimidine kinase/phosphomethylpyrimidine kinase, translated as MRDGEMIAACSVAGSDSGGGAGVQADLKTFVALGIWGLTVVTAVTAQNTREVRGTWMLPPDAVRAQMEAVADDFFIGAWKTGMLGNAPIIRAVAEALPEEAALVIDPVMVSTSGHRLLAEDAVRDLAELLIPRAAVVTPNIPEAEVLSRMNVATVEDMADAGRRILDLGARAVVVKGGHLPGGAAVDILVDREGEMRLSGERYPYSVHGSGCCFSAALTACLARGMHARGAFAASREFIDTAIREAAGGPGPVWAVNPGGIIFHRL; from the coding sequence ATGAGGGATGGAGAGATGATCGCCGCCTGCTCCGTCGCCGGTTCCGATTCGGGGGGAGGGGCGGGCGTCCAGGCGGACCTGAAGACTTTTGTAGCGCTCGGGATCTGGGGGCTGACGGTCGTTACGGCGGTGACCGCCCAGAACACCCGCGAGGTGCGGGGGACCTGGATGCTCCCCCCCGACGCGGTGCGGGCGCAGATGGAAGCGGTCGCCGACGACTTCTTCATCGGGGCGTGGAAGACCGGGATGCTCGGGAACGCCCCGATCATCCGGGCGGTCGCGGAGGCCCTGCCGGAGGAGGCCGCGCTCGTGATCGACCCGGTGATGGTCTCGACGTCGGGCCACCGGCTGCTTGCGGAGGATGCGGTCAGGGATCTCGCGGAACTGCTCATCCCCCGGGCGGCGGTCGTCACCCCGAACATCCCGGAGGCGGAGGTGCTCAGCCGGATGAACGTCGCGACCGTCGAGGATATGGCTGACGCCGGCCGGCGGATCCTCGATCTCGGTGCCCGTGCCGTGGTGGTGAAGGGCGGGCACCTCCCCGGCGGCGCGGCGGTCGACATCCTGGTCGACCGGGAGGGGGAGATGCGCCTCTCCGGCGAGCGGTATCCCTATTCGGTGCACGGATCGGGGTGCTGCTTCTCGGCGGCGCTCACGGCATGCCTTGCCCGGGGGATGCACGCGCGCGGTGCATTCGCCGCCTCCAGGGAGTTCATCGACACGGCCATCCGGGAAGCAGCGGGGGGTCCCGGGCCGGTCTGGGCGGTCAACCCCGGAGGAATAATATTTCACAGGTTGTGA
- a CDS encoding nucleotidyltransferase family protein, with protein sequence MSLCADLPERREEIPGVAAGHGARRVRVFWSVARDEETPESDLDLLVEFEPGRSLLDHIALAQD encoded by the coding sequence TTGAGCCTCTGTGCCGATCTGCCTGAGCGGCGGGAAGAGATCCCTGGAGTCGCAGCCGGACACGGCGCCCGCAGGGTCAGGGTCTTTTGGTCGGTGGCCCGGGACGAGGAGACCCCGGAGAGCGACCTCGACCTCCTCGTCGAGTTCGAGCCGGGGAGGAGTCTCCTCGATCACATTGCTCTTGCTCAGGACTAA
- a CDS encoding zinc ribbon domain-containing protein, with product MKTDGIRTCQSCGMPMSEKEQFGTEADGTFSKNYCTYCYRDGAFTNPGITIDEMAKLGGGMLSQMYAIPPEKAEAFMREQLSCLKRWAGREIALCESCGMPLLRDEDAGTEADGSRSTRYCTYCYRDGGLIEPDLTREQAVEQYAPMMAENLGMPIEKAKEMVGQYLSTLPRWQE from the coding sequence ATGAAGACGGACGGGATACGTACGTGCCAGAGCTGCGGGATGCCGATGAGCGAGAAGGAGCAGTTCGGGACGGAAGCGGACGGCACATTCTCGAAGAACTACTGCACCTACTGCTACCGGGACGGGGCCTTTACGAACCCCGGGATCACCATCGACGAGATGGCGAAGCTTGGCGGGGGGATGCTATCGCAGATGTATGCGATCCCCCCCGAAAAGGCGGAGGCGTTCATGAGGGAGCAACTCTCGTGCCTGAAGCGATGGGCAGGGAGGGAGATCGCGCTCTGCGAGAGCTGCGGGATGCCCCTTCTCCGCGACGAGGACGCCGGGACGGAGGCGGACGGGTCGCGGAGCACGCGGTACTGCACCTACTGCTACCGGGACGGGGGGCTCATTGAACCCGATCTTACCCGGGAGCAGGCGGTCGAGCAGTACGCGCCGATGATGGCCGAGAACCTCGGGATGCCCATCGAGAAGGCGAAGGAGATGGTCGGCCAGTACCTCTCGACGCTGCCGCGGTGGCAGGAGTAG
- a CDS encoding Ig-like domain-containing protein gives MKKRTYLTLLCAVVIVGLLASPVMAAKIAPGELVPFAVFPGSQENPDVDGNMVVWEDGRNGNKDIYFSDTPGYTGDRITSDPASQERPSISGDYIVWQDDRNGDWDIYLYQRSTGEETQLTDDTGDQWLPIVRGNYVAWYDDSSGDTNIVLYDIAAGSVKDVIECDAKTTIPGGSTEFKPALSEKYVAWVEEADERVHYYDIAAGEMKGPVSANTAIQSWPSLYGGIIAWEDNRNASPDIYMTNLDDPFEGEHRITSDGSEQVAPALTGQIVAWEDKRDAPRSIYMYDLSHLPDGEEMAVPTAGGEQLYPAASGNMIVWQKARDTTSDLYAFIYDPEGEPGVVARIEVEPSEATLDISDEMKFNATCYDENDEAMPNLEVSWSCDNGTVGFVDSGGYFIAYEAGTTTVVASAGGITATATVTVIDDEPELTSITVKPTTVTLAVNGTQQFAATAFDQFGEEMTGVAIDWSCSDETVGEIDTDGIFTALTSGTATVTASAGDVTGTAAVTVSTETPVADTIAIEPPTATLKVDATQQFTATVRDQFGGEMAGVAVDWSCSDETVGTIDTDGLFTAKTEGTATVTATAGEASGTAGVTVSTDDPGEQVLTNITVTPSRATLDVDDIQRFIVTAYDQNGNTMSAGEIAWSCSDEGVGTIDANGCFTALAAGTATVTGTAGDFSEAATITISECPALAKIAVVPSAATLEVGDELEFDAVAFDRSGKIVEDARVTWECSDECVGTINECGVFTALAAGTATITACGDCAEGTATVTVNCDDPVLSSIVVTPAAITLAENDTATFTATALDQDGCEMPDIEINWSCSDETVGEIDDTGFFAALAAGTTTVIASADGVNGTADVEVTNESAGVVVSPSAIILDPGDEWQFTATVYDLQDNADAYDLQDNVGSTVTWSCADPEIGEIDADGLFTALASGTTSVTATVDGENETATGTAAVTVSSTAPELTRIEVSPPDFCIPAGNCLALTARGFDQYGLPMDANVTWESSDPCVGTINECGVFTALCDGEVQLIASADGVCGSACVTVLPSLPVPACIEVEPLEATLTAGGTREFTATVFDQCDNEMDWVRVAWSCSNDDVGTIDRAGLFAAFSQGFTHVTACAGGVEETASVTVTAAPTIDPTPGNNGGSTGSASSDGGGDTGPTFFAGACEDLKGGETHTFSGIDITSIGSIAITASDNIPKLLLTVKETGCPNPASPPGGSTYEYVEISLSWANPNQIGGATLTFIVPAKWLEEHGMLPEDVRLMRYVDGGWQILETEVIGEENGNYHFQATTPGFSTFAIAAMPENATMTTETNVTTEATGTPEGAETMTTEPPVAATTTPAAPLVYAPFLAPLAFLLWARKNH, from the coding sequence ATGAAAAAACGCACGTATCTGACGCTGCTTTGTGCAGTCGTCATCGTCGGGCTGCTGGCGTCGCCGGTTATGGCGGCAAAGATTGCTCCGGGAGAACTGGTACCCTTTGCCGTCTTCCCCGGGTCGCAGGAGAACCCCGACGTCGACGGGAACATGGTCGTCTGGGAAGACGGCCGGAACGGAAACAAGGACATCTACTTCTCGGATACACCCGGTTATACCGGCGACCGGATAACCAGCGATCCCGCCTCGCAGGAGAGGCCGTCCATCTCGGGTGACTACATCGTCTGGCAGGACGACCGGAACGGGGACTGGGATATCTACCTCTATCAGCGCTCGACGGGTGAAGAAACACAACTCACCGACGACACAGGCGACCAGTGGCTGCCGATCGTCCGCGGGAACTACGTTGCCTGGTACGACGACAGCAGCGGCGATACCAACATCGTCCTCTACGACATCGCCGCCGGCAGCGTGAAAGATGTCATCGAGTGCGACGCGAAGACAACGATCCCCGGCGGGAGCACCGAGTTCAAGCCCGCACTCTCGGAGAAGTACGTCGCCTGGGTCGAAGAAGCAGACGAAAGGGTTCATTACTACGACATCGCCGCCGGTGAGATGAAAGGGCCGGTATCCGCGAACACAGCGATTCAGTCCTGGCCCTCGCTCTACGGGGGCATCATAGCCTGGGAGGATAACCGGAATGCGAGCCCCGACATCTACATGACCAATCTCGACGACCCGTTCGAAGGGGAGCATAGGATCACCTCCGACGGCTCCGAACAGGTTGCGCCGGCGCTCACCGGACAGATAGTCGCGTGGGAGGACAAGCGGGACGCACCGAGAAGCATCTACATGTACGACCTCAGCCACCTCCCCGACGGTGAGGAGATGGCCGTACCCACCGCCGGCGGCGAACAACTCTACCCCGCCGCCAGCGGAAACATGATCGTCTGGCAGAAAGCCCGCGATACCACCTCAGACCTCTACGCGTTCATCTACGATCCCGAAGGAGAGCCGGGCGTGGTCGCGAGGATCGAGGTTGAACCGTCTGAAGCTACGCTGGATATCAGCGATGAGATGAAGTTCAACGCCACCTGCTACGACGAGAACGATGAAGCCATGCCCAATCTGGAGGTCTCCTGGTCGTGCGACAACGGAACCGTCGGATTCGTCGATTCCGGCGGCTACTTCATTGCTTACGAAGCAGGCACGACGACCGTCGTCGCGTCGGCTGGCGGCATCACCGCAACCGCGACCGTCACGGTCATCGATGATGAGCCTGAACTGACGAGCATCACGGTCAAACCGACCACCGTCACGCTCGCGGTCAACGGCACGCAACAGTTCGCGGCAACCGCTTTTGACCAGTTCGGAGAAGAGATGACCGGCGTTGCGATCGACTGGTCGTGCAGCGACGAGACCGTCGGCGAGATCGACACGGACGGTATCTTCACCGCTCTCACCAGCGGCACCGCGACCGTCACCGCGTCCGCAGGCGACGTCACCGGAACGGCGGCCGTCACCGTCAGCACCGAAACGCCGGTCGCAGATACCATCGCGATCGAACCGCCCACCGCCACGCTCAAGGTCGACGCCACACAGCAGTTCACGGCAACCGTCCGCGACCAGTTCGGCGGCGAGATGGCCGGTGTTGCGGTCGACTGGTCGTGCAGCGACGAGACCGTCGGCACCATCGACACGGACGGCCTCTTCACCGCGAAGACCGAAGGCACCGCAACCGTCACCGCGACGGCCGGGGAAGCCTCCGGAACCGCGGGCGTCACCGTCAGCACAGATGACCCCGGCGAACAGGTGCTCACGAACATCACGGTCACGCCGTCCCGGGCCACCCTGGACGTCGACGACATCCAGAGATTCATCGTGACGGCCTATGACCAGAACGGCAACACCATGTCCGCCGGTGAGATCGCCTGGTCGTGCAGCGACGAGGGCGTCGGCACCATCGACGCGAACGGATGCTTCACCGCCCTTGCCGCGGGTACGGCGACCGTAACCGGAACGGCAGGCGACTTCTCCGAGGCCGCGACCATCACTATCAGCGAATGCCCTGCGCTCGCAAAGATCGCGGTCGTGCCGTCCGCGGCCACGCTCGAGGTCGGCGACGAACTGGAGTTCGACGCCGTCGCGTTCGACCGGTCCGGTAAGATCGTCGAGGACGCAAGAGTAACCTGGGAGTGCAGCGACGAGTGCGTCGGCACCATCAACGAGTGCGGCGTCTTCACCGCTCTCGCCGCGGGCACGGCGACCATCACCGCATGCGGAGACTGTGCCGAAGGAACCGCAACCGTCACCGTGAACTGTGACGACCCGGTCCTCTCCAGCATCGTCGTCACCCCGGCGGCAATCACGCTCGCCGAAAATGACACCGCGACGTTCACCGCGACCGCTCTCGACCAGGACGGCTGCGAGATGCCCGACATCGAGATCAACTGGTCGTGCAGCGATGAGACCGTCGGCGAGATCGACGATACCGGGTTCTTCGCGGCTCTCGCCGCGGGCACCACGACCGTTATCGCTTCGGCAGACGGCGTCAACGGGACGGCGGACGTAGAGGTCACCAATGAATCCGCAGGTGTCGTGGTCTCCCCGTCGGCGATCATCCTGGATCCCGGGGACGAGTGGCAGTTCACCGCGACCGTGTATGACCTGCAGGACAATGCAGACGCGTATGACTTGCAGGACAACGTAGGTTCTACCGTGACCTGGTCGTGCGCCGACCCGGAGATCGGCGAGATCGACGCAGACGGCCTCTTCACCGCTCTCGCCAGCGGCACCACGTCCGTCACCGCAACCGTTGACGGAGAGAACGAGACCGCGACCGGAACCGCGGCGGTGACCGTCAGCTCGACGGCACCGGAACTTACGCGGATCGAGGTCAGCCCGCCCGACTTCTGCATCCCTGCCGGGAACTGCCTGGCGCTCACCGCCAGGGGATTCGACCAGTACGGTCTTCCCATGGACGCCAATGTGACCTGGGAGAGCAGCGATCCGTGCGTCGGCACCATCAACGAGTGCGGCGTCTTCACCGCGCTCTGCGACGGCGAGGTGCAACTCATCGCATCGGCCGACGGAGTCTGTGGCTCCGCCTGCGTGACCGTTCTGCCCTCGCTCCCGGTTCCGGCCTGCATCGAGGTCGAACCGCTTGAAGCCACGCTCACGGCCGGAGGAACCCGGGAGTTCACGGCCACGGTATTCGACCAGTGCGACAACGAGATGGACTGGGTCAGGGTAGCCTGGTCGTGCTCCAACGACGATGTCGGCACGATCGACCGGGCCGGCCTCTTCGCAGCGTTCTCGCAGGGCTTCACGCACGTGACGGCGTGTGCCGGCGGCGTTGAAGAAACGGCATCGGTCACCGTCACGGCGGCGCCCACGATCGATCCCACGCCAGGGAACAACGGCGGATCGACCGGAAGCGCCTCAAGCGACGGCGGCGGCGATACCGGCCCCACCTTCTTCGCAGGGGCCTGCGAGGACCTGAAGGGCGGCGAGACGCACACGTTCTCGGGTATCGACATCACGTCGATCGGCAGCATCGCCATCACGGCGTCCGACAACATCCCGAAGCTGCTGCTGACCGTGAAGGAGACGGGGTGCCCCAACCCGGCGTCGCCTCCCGGCGGCAGCACCTACGAGTACGTCGAGATCAGCCTCTCGTGGGCGAACCCGAACCAGATCGGCGGCGCGACGTTGACCTTCATCGTCCCGGCGAAGTGGCTCGAGGAGCACGGCATGCTCCCGGAGGATGTCAGGCTCATGCGCTACGTCGACGGCGGATGGCAGATCCTGGAGACCGAGGTCATCGGTGAAGAGAACGGGAATTACCACTTCCAGGCGACCACCCCCGGGTTCTCCACCTTCGCCATCGCCGCAATGCCGGAGAACGCGACCATGACGACGGAGACGAACGTCACGACGGAGGCTACCGGGACGCCCGAAGGGGCGGAGACGATGACGACCGAACCACCCGTCGCAGCGACGACGACGCCTGCAGCACCGCTCGTCTACGCACCCTTCCTCGCGCCGCTGGCCTTCCTCCTCTGGGCGAGAAAGAACCACTAA
- a CDS encoding Lrp/AsnC family transcriptional regulator produces MDEIDDAILRELQRDGRMSMAELGSMLGIAPSTVFKRIEKLKNAGILERFTIVINQKCFEHTLVAFLNVRVHPDGKSEVEEFMQALPSILELYEVLEPGDFFVKVRVQNISELKRSVLVPLSGLPAVRDIQTIISVRKVKEQT; encoded by the coding sequence ATGGACGAGATCGACGATGCGATCCTTCGGGAGCTGCAGAGAGACGGGCGAATGTCTATGGCAGAACTCGGCTCAATGCTGGGTATCGCACCGTCGACGGTCTTTAAACGGATCGAGAAACTGAAGAACGCCGGCATCCTCGAACGTTTTACGATCGTCATCAACCAGAAGTGTTTCGAGCATACGCTGGTCGCTTTTCTGAACGTCAGGGTTCACCCCGACGGGAAATCGGAGGTCGAGGAGTTCATGCAGGCTCTCCCGAGCATTCTTGAACTCTACGAAGTGCTCGAACCCGGGGACTTCTTCGTCAAGGTCCGGGTGCAGAACATATCCGAGTTGAAACGGAGCGTGCTCGTCCCCCTCTCCGGCCTTCCGGCGGTGAGGGATATCCAGACGATCATCTCGGTGAGGAAAGTCAAGGAACAGACATGA